A single uncultured Methanolobus sp. DNA region contains:
- a CDS encoding DUF2162 family putative transporter, with the protein MEIAYAMVIGVLISILIFGLKTGAGCGFSSIGKKNILLIGGSYFILSLILGAFAGHLETDGLEDLSRMGMAIHSVLAILLIVTGIYTNKKWNCGCDVSKHTFVLLSLPCPVCLSALLLACMLLVTTLEVSGLWVGLLVGTVFFVSVISSAYIFRRMGKGPDTLGNIMLFLGIFYLLGVLLIPAFIKMQSMNITPVSSESVGMMPFIVFGAFILGGYLKEKIRRHS; encoded by the coding sequence ATGGAAATAGCTTATGCTATGGTTATAGGTGTACTGATATCGATCCTTATATTCGGATTGAAAACAGGAGCAGGATGTGGCTTCTCCAGTATTGGAAAGAAAAACATACTACTTATAGGTGGCTCATACTTTATATTGTCCCTGATACTTGGGGCTTTTGCAGGACACCTTGAAACAGATGGCCTTGAAGACCTGTCCCGGATGGGAATGGCAATACACTCGGTACTTGCAATTTTACTGATAGTGACCGGAATATACACGAACAAAAAATGGAATTGTGGCTGCGATGTGTCAAAGCATACTTTTGTGCTTCTATCACTTCCGTGCCCTGTTTGTCTTTCAGCTCTCTTACTTGCATGCATGCTTCTTGTCACAACCCTTGAGGTCAGCGGATTATGGGTAGGACTGCTTGTAGGAACAGTGTTCTTCGTTTCAGTAATCAGTTCTGCTTACATATTCAGGAGAATGGGAAAAGGACCGGATACCCTTGGAAATATCATGCTATTTCTGGGTATTTTTTACCTTTTAGGTGTACTGCTGATCCCGGCATTCATCAAAATGCAATCCATGAACATAACACCAGTTTCAAGTGAAAGCGTGGGAATGATGCCTTTTATTGTATTTGGGGCATTCATCCTTGGCGGATACCTTAAAGAGAAAATAAGGAGGCATTCATAA
- a CDS encoding right-handed parallel beta-helix repeat-containing protein, with product MISRPLSMFFRIVAVFFLMVAVNCAMASTVTVNDSADIDYSSIEDEDNVSTLQRNISILSDAYNENTHTSEVPNKAGTLAPLNPDFIKYQTKMSMQIKSQEAQEYGYLPSPVNLSHLEENKITGNSTKEHTIYETSVGTYPSAYDLRKLGKVTPVRNQGSAGSCWAFATYASLESCLLLNGTYDFSENNMKNLLNNWQGSPYQDRFDAWEGGDAWMSAAYLARWSGPINESDDPYNTTYGISPAGLSEQKHIQEVLRLTNVDAIKNAIMNHGAVQTSFYWNSLYYNVTDHSYYCPKTGSNHAVAIVGWDDNFTSPEFPEKGAYIIKNSWGDGWGEDGYFYLSYYDANAGDEATIFIAEKTDNYDNLYQYDPLGWTSSFGYGTTTWGANVFTAEADEALKSVSFYTTSNDTQYIVYIYLNPVHGSPINSSGPVAVKSGKFPEAGYHTVPLDAGVLLVPNRDFSVVVKFTTPGYTNPLAIETPIYLYSTKATADSGQSYVSKDGTEWSDLKSLYDNTNACIKAFTSASISTVDASEEADYISIQAAINNSSEGSTIFVYPGTYYENVDVDRQLDIISIGGAAVTDVIAASSNDYVFEIKADGVTISGFNISGASTPSSAGICLSGSGRTLLSNNIVSDNSCGIYLQSSDNNVIYNNHFNNLVNVYSSGTSTGSVWNITKTAGRNIAGGPYLGGNFWHRPDGTGFSQVAEDADCDGICDSAYALLPDNIDTLPLATPDQKYPVINSITLNNSTPCRGDLIFVTVNATDNRGVQSVNANDISLEFQGDNIWIGTITALKGKHSVNVAVMDATTNVAWDNTTTYTATTIPIIVDASGGADYTTIQNAVNASVAEDLIIVYPGIYNENVVIDRQLDIISTGGAALTSVTAASATKHVFDITADRVTIDGFSMSGATGSLRAGIYLSSSYDSMLINNIVSGNSYGIYLSSSGNGTLVNNTVSGNGLNGIYLVSSHNNTLVDNTVSGNEWNGLFLISSSNITLVNNAVSNNAWDGIYMVSLINSTLKNNTISNNNGNGISLSFSSNNNSMTNNSVSKNAAHGIRLFSSSDNLIYNNLFNNSINTLVDVECNDNVWNITKIAGINIAGGPCLGGNCWTKPEGSGFSQTHFDNDKDGICESVHALNDNNIDYLPLVLPDWNPWNNLDSEGHDPEGNPDGRYISINEVIDAYNAFTNEYAPAGSIITIDNVIDLYSAFCNVTPM from the coding sequence TTGATATCAAGACCATTATCCATGTTTTTTAGAATAGTAGCTGTTTTCTTCCTAATGGTTGCAGTCAATTGTGCAATGGCTTCAACAGTTACTGTAAATGATAGCGCAGATATTGATTATTCATCAATCGAAGACGAGGATAACGTTTCCACTCTGCAGAGAAATATTTCCATTCTATCAGATGCCTATAACGAAAATACGCACACATCGGAAGTGCCAAATAAAGCAGGAACATTGGCTCCATTGAATCCTGATTTCATTAAATATCAGACGAAAATGAGTATGCAAATAAAAAGCCAGGAAGCTCAGGAGTATGGTTATCTTCCATCTCCTGTAAACCTGTCACATCTGGAAGAAAATAAAATTACGGGAAACAGTACAAAGGAGCATACAATATATGAAACATCTGTGGGAACATATCCATCTGCCTATGACCTCAGGAAGCTGGGGAAAGTCACACCAGTGAGAAACCAGGGAAGTGCAGGTTCCTGCTGGGCATTTGCAACATATGCATCCCTTGAATCCTGCCTGCTCTTAAACGGGACATATGATTTCTCAGAGAACAATATGAAAAATCTTCTAAATAACTGGCAGGGAAGTCCGTACCAGGACAGATTTGATGCATGGGAAGGTGGCGATGCCTGGATGTCAGCAGCCTACCTTGCACGCTGGAGTGGTCCCATAAACGAGTCTGACGACCCCTACAACACAACATATGGAATATCTCCTGCAGGTTTATCTGAACAAAAACATATTCAGGAAGTTCTGAGACTGACAAATGTTGATGCTATCAAAAATGCAATTATGAACCACGGAGCAGTTCAGACCTCTTTTTACTGGAACTCACTGTACTATAACGTCACAGACCATTCCTACTATTGTCCTAAAACAGGAAGCAACCATGCAGTAGCTATTGTCGGATGGGATGATAATTTCACATCCCCGGAATTCCCGGAAAAAGGTGCATATATTATAAAAAACAGCTGGGGAGACGGTTGGGGGGAAGATGGATATTTTTATCTCTCCTATTATGATGCAAATGCAGGTGATGAAGCGACAATATTTATTGCAGAGAAAACTGACAATTACGACAACTTATACCAGTATGACCCATTAGGATGGACAAGCAGCTTTGGCTACGGAACAACGACATGGGGTGCCAATGTGTTCACCGCAGAAGCTGATGAGGCACTTAAATCTGTGAGTTTCTATACAACTAGTAATGACACACAGTATATTGTCTACATTTACCTGAATCCTGTACATGGAAGCCCCATCAATAGTTCCGGTCCTGTTGCAGTAAAGAGCGGTAAATTCCCTGAAGCAGGATATCATACCGTCCCTCTTGATGCTGGAGTCCTTCTTGTGCCCAACAGGGATTTTTCAGTGGTGGTTAAGTTCACAACACCAGGTTACACAAATCCTCTGGCAATTGAAACACCAATATATCTGTACAGCACCAAAGCAACTGCAGATTCCGGTCAAAGTTACGTCAGCAAAGATGGAACCGAATGGAGTGATCTGAAAAGTTTGTATGATAACACAAATGCGTGCATAAAAGCATTCACATCTGCCTCGATAAGCACAGTAGATGCCAGCGAAGAAGCAGACTACATCAGCATTCAGGCAGCTATTAACAATTCCTCCGAGGGCAGCACGATCTTTGTGTACCCCGGCACATACTACGAGAATGTGGACGTTGACAGACAACTGGATATTATATCAATAGGTGGTGCTGCTGTTACGGATGTCATTGCAGCGTCCTCAAATGACTATGTATTTGAGATAAAAGCCGATGGAGTGACCATCAGCGGATTCAATATTAGTGGTGCCAGCACCCCTTCCAGCGCAGGGATATGCCTGTCTGGTTCCGGTAGAACTCTGTTGAGCAATAACATTGTGTCGGATAACAGTTGTGGGATCTATCTGCAGTCTTCCGATAACAACGTTATCTACAATAACCATTTCAACAACCTGGTAAATGTTTATTCCAGCGGGACAAGCACAGGCAGCGTCTGGAACATCACAAAGACTGCTGGCAGGAACATCGCAGGTGGTCCCTATCTAGGAGGAAATTTCTGGCACAGGCCGGATGGTACGGGGTTCAGCCAGGTAGCAGAAGATGCTGACTGTGACGGGATATGCGATTCAGCATATGCCCTCTTGCCGGATAACATAGATACTCTGCCCCTGGCTACTCCAGATCAAAAATATCCTGTTATCAATAGCATTACACTGAATAACAGCACACCATGCAGAGGTGATCTTATATTTGTCACTGTGAACGCAACAGATAACCGGGGGGTGCAATCCGTAAATGCTAATGATATTTCCCTGGAATTCCAAGGCGATAATATCTGGATTGGCACTATTACAGCTCTGAAAGGAAAACATTCGGTCAATGTTGCAGTGATGGATGCCACGACCAATGTTGCATGGGATAATACCACAACATATACCGCTACAACAATACCTATCATAGTGGATGCCAGCGGTGGAGCAGATTATACTACAATCCAGAACGCAGTTAACGCGTCTGTTGCGGAAGATCTCATAATTGTATATCCTGGCATATATAATGAGAACGTGGTCATCGACAGACAACTGGATATTATTTCAACTGGAGGCGCTGCCTTAACATCTGTCACTGCTGCCTCTGCTACAAAGCATGTATTTGATATCACAGCCGACAGAGTTACAATAGATGGATTCAGCATGAGTGGAGCTACAGGCAGCCTCAGAGCAGGCATTTATCTAAGTTCCTCATACGACAGCATGCTGATAAATAATATCGTATCCGGTAATAGTTACGGCATCTACCTGAGTTCTTCCGGTAACGGTACACTGGTAAACAACACCGTATCAGGCAACGGTTTGAATGGCATATACCTAGTTTCTTCCCACAACAACACACTGGTAGATAATACCGTATCAGGCAATGAATGGAATGGTCTTTTCCTTATTTCTTCCAGTAATATTACTTTGGTTAACAATGCTGTATCAAACAATGCATGGGACGGTATCTATATGGTTTCGCTCATCAACAGCACGCTGAAAAATAACACAATATCTAATAATAATGGGAATGGTATTTCTCTGTCATTTTCCAGCAACAACAACAGCATGACCAACAATTCTGTATCAAAAAACGCAGCTCATGGAATTCGTTTGTTTTCTTCCAGTGACAACCTTATTTACAACAATTTATTCAATAACAGTATAAACACACTTGTTGATGTAGAATGCAATGATAATGTATGGAATATCACTAAAATTGCAGGAATTAACATAGCAGGTGGTCCTTGTCTTGGAGGTAACTGCTGGACAAAACCAGAAGGTTCCGGTTTCAGTCAAACACATTTTGATAACGATAAGGACGGTATTTGTGAATCGGTTCATGCACTGAATGACAATAACATAGATTACCTTCCTCTGGTATTACCGGATTGGAACCCCTGGAATAACCTGGATTCTGAAGGGCATGATCCTGAAGGTAATCCGGATGGCAGGTATATCTCAATAAACGAAGTAATTGATGCATATAATGCCTTTACAAATGAATATGCTCCTGCAGGAAGCATAATTACTATTGATAATGTCATAGATTTGTATAGTGCATTCTGCAATGTTACACCGATGTAG
- a CDS encoding carboxypeptidase-like regulatory domain-containing protein, translating to MAILLASIPMCTAEDVDVLLASAYSNQSDDLSIRGTYEFTSVPDGTYTLIAVKDMSEINSGMAFHMEGTQITVVNGAPVVGANITLDVAADEAYAAALKSVINSSSLAALTGSASISGVTIAEGHAGFTPVRGCDVGLWQAMDLPDGIIGINVSDSNGDYSFSDIPDGNYVLESAKWLSGMGSWEYGTAEITITEGEIVTENVLMNFVYDNETIAVAQSIVDTSDYILCPTVGNGSISGKIQMEGMSGSLTNIANAIVILCEAEAPEDWNPWNDTESEGIPDGSYITINEVIDAYNCFKAEESPAGTLITINHVIDMYNAFKGETPM from the coding sequence ATGGCAATTCTATTGGCATCCATACCCATGTGCACGGCAGAGGACGTGGATGTTCTGCTTGCAAGCGCATACAGCAACCAAAGTGACGATCTCTCCATAAGAGGAACATATGAATTCACCAGTGTTCCTGATGGTACGTATACACTGATAGCCGTAAAGGATATGAGTGAAATAAATTCTGGGATGGCATTCCATATGGAAGGCACTCAAATTACTGTAGTAAACGGAGCGCCTGTAGTAGGAGCAAACATTACACTTGACGTCGCTGCAGATGAAGCATATGCAGCAGCCTTGAAGTCCGTGATCAACAGTTCATCCCTTGCAGCCCTTACCGGCAGTGCCAGCATATCAGGAGTTACCATTGCAGAAGGCCATGCCGGCTTCACACCCGTCCGTGGTTGTGACGTAGGTCTGTGGCAGGCGATGGACCTGCCGGATGGTATCATAGGCATTAATGTTTCAGATTCCAACGGAGACTATTCATTCTCTGATATTCCTGATGGAAATTATGTCCTGGAGTCTGCAAAGTGGCTTTCAGGAATGGGTAGCTGGGAGTATGGCACTGCTGAGATAACTATTACAGAAGGGGAAATTGTCACTGAGAACGTTCTCATGAACTTTGTATATGATAACGAAACCATTGCTGTGGCACAGAGCATAGTTGACACTTCCGACTACATACTATGCCCTACAGTTGGTAACGGCAGCATATCAGGAAAAATACAGATGGAAGGAATGAGCGGCAGTCTCACTAATATTGCTAATGCCATTGTGATACTCTGTGAAGCGGAAGCCCCTGAAGACTGGAACCCATGGAACGATACGGAGTCTGAAGGTATCCCGGATGGAAGTTATATCACAATAAATGAGGTGATTGATGCATATAACTGTTTCAAGGCTGAAGAATCACCGGCAGGGACTCTGATAACAATTAACCATGTGATAGACATGTACAATGCGTTCAAGGGCGAAACACCGATGTAA
- a CDS encoding cobaltochelatase subunit CobN encodes MNTKQNILVTSTFLILIILASMPAATAFDFSDYPDHDCALLEYKFADADGHFSFSGLPDGEYKLYSVWQNSKVATVTVTAGSQNIVLDEVTIDKTNMTEAGYAGYLSIMLSQWEKAPYSGSNEITGTTSMKGAIYLLKVNHAPYAPELSSNSNTSLIAGTPLKVKVIGPLPTDPDDDIVTYTYNWFVDTGSGYVADEDAGRGDHTTGTVPSAHTLPGDIWKIQVTATDTYGSDTVAEIVFPVLEEPPEEFVTITRHVNISCIVLDDEGTYMLREAAAQLNLTDQGVNISVYGFSRAETSNVSYTKPEDVDLGDSDVIVLFSMTAMSFMADSAKEDVIDIVNGTKREDAIIIDIGGFGLGTVDLEEHPYLEEYWANFYSTNAERLLAYILTNLCDAEGYVEPPIAVPTNGIYHPDMGRPSFETLEEYMEWYSADDGTHHVYDANNTTIGITFLINTNGMIGNRAIDDLIWRLESRGINVIPAHMHWVLYTSTPEFFKYDNEWLVDGFIDMGMGAMLSAAIYDTGYLQEANVPVINAIQYEETIEEWENSSTGRDYRFHYQIPIMEIGGEIESIVVSGKKYDETHDVYVDEPIPKQMEWMINRTLNWIELKRIENEDRKVALIYYHHSPGRDGAMAAANLDSAPSIVALLEGMEERGYSLGNSTPNQTELLQLVLDQGRNIGSWAPGELEKIVSTNETELMPVEEYMEMFSQLPEDARKEVIEIWGEAPGDLMVYENESGKYFVFPKITLGNVILTPQPTRGGTNNSSILYHDQTTPPDHHYIAFYMWLQKQYGADVVIHFGQHGTQEWLKGKGVGLSVTEDWPAIVIGDMPVVYIYNVGGISEGSVAKRRGNAVIVDHATPAIVDAGLYGDLLALHDKIHLYSEADQDNDSIKYDYRNSTIELYDSLGLESDPDVNVSVEELTAMTEEEFEAFVINGKVHDYLHELASANMPYGLHILGEPLEGEELIAMVQTMLGSSFKENIAAVFSGDDELLEAANEDNLLHRMLADLLLNGTEPEKVLEMHLNETPDYYNEVVGVTTTDSKGDFSFTNLEGGSGVTYSVYALTELSGEEFMSGNDLLTINDSGNTVCDLEMNYTTMQQYNDIKANLPGNASLSGQVFYISGMNSGARSTKEGMTVLLRQEESIIAVDKCDANGNFSFINLPAGTYTLNAYYYWDVPEMGSKFYFVDQETTEHTLGENDQINNYDLKVYSSGTEAELNELQSLTDDASISGQSYYTLYGNRVNSPALVILAKQSFRLSDGGQKVFNDLETAGIYAENLYACGDEIESVLNALEGQYIVPGLGDDPIRSPSVLPTGKNFYSFNPYLIPSEETWKLGVELADDFLEEWKANNNGSYPKKVGFVLWSAETMRHKGIMESEILYLMGTRPVWENGILSDVEVIPCEELTHPRIDVVVTITGVYRDTWALQVEMMDRAVEKVSELNESDCGWANYVKEDSDALYELLMATGNYTEEEASSLSQSRIFGPPEGMFSVGSMNSVISRSDTWNGDESMLADLYLSTMSNVYSEDAWGEMNTDLFSQVLSGTEAIVFSRSGNDGRGSSGVVFDHVNEFLGGMSLAIKSIDGERPDMYIADLRDMDNMETTTLESYLIKEMRSTYYNTKWIEGMMAHGYAGAAEMESVLSDLWGLEVTTGAVTDEMWQQMYDIYVTDSYDLGMEEWFNSENPWARQTMIAQMLDATRTDYWDASDEVIQNLVNEYQQSLEEYGPCCCALCCGNALLDDYVQGMVTVPGMVSEASQTSSSSGGTGGGSVQVIEASKTGDNSGNQTATSDGGYGLDASQPDALHSTNDNYVEGVVMQHESVSSDASSSGMSFSGASLIGTLLVVLTFGVIYAGFRRNK; translated from the coding sequence ATGAATACAAAACAGAATATATTAGTGACAAGCACATTTTTGATATTGATAATACTCGCATCTATGCCAGCAGCTACTGCATTTGATTTTTCAGATTATCCTGATCATGACTGTGCGTTGCTGGAATATAAATTTGCAGATGCTGACGGTCATTTTAGTTTTTCAGGGCTTCCAGATGGTGAATATAAACTATATTCGGTTTGGCAGAACTCAAAGGTGGCCACAGTCACAGTTACGGCAGGTTCACAAAACATAGTACTTGATGAAGTAACCATTGATAAGACGAATATGACAGAAGCAGGTTATGCAGGATACCTGTCTATCATGTTATCTCAATGGGAAAAAGCTCCATACTCTGGATCAAATGAAATAACCGGTACTACATCAATGAAGGGGGCAATATACCTATTAAAAGTGAATCACGCTCCTTATGCTCCTGAACTTTCTTCAAATAGCAATACCAGCCTGATAGCAGGAACTCCACTAAAGGTAAAAGTGATCGGCCCTCTGCCGACAGACCCGGACGATGACATTGTAACCTATACCTACAATTGGTTTGTAGATACCGGGTCAGGATATGTTGCTGATGAAGATGCAGGGCGTGGCGATCATACCACTGGCACAGTACCCTCGGCACACACACTACCTGGAGATATATGGAAAATACAGGTGACGGCAACAGATACCTACGGCTCAGATACTGTAGCTGAGATTGTATTCCCGGTACTTGAAGAGCCACCTGAAGAATTTGTGACAATAACCAGACATGTAAATATTTCCTGTATCGTACTGGATGATGAAGGTACCTATATGCTCCGTGAGGCAGCGGCACAACTTAACCTGACGGACCAGGGTGTAAATATTTCGGTTTACGGTTTTAGCCGGGCTGAAACTTCCAACGTATCCTATACAAAACCAGAAGATGTTGACCTTGGAGACAGCGATGTGATAGTTCTCTTCTCAATGACAGCAATGTCTTTCATGGCAGATTCTGCCAAAGAAGACGTCATAGACATTGTGAACGGGACAAAAAGAGAGGACGCTATTATCATTGATATCGGAGGCTTCGGTCTTGGAACCGTCGACCTGGAAGAACACCCTTATCTGGAAGAGTACTGGGCAAATTTCTATTCAACCAACGCCGAAAGGTTGTTAGCCTACATACTGACCAATTTATGTGATGCAGAAGGATATGTGGAACCTCCTATCGCCGTTCCAACAAACGGCATCTACCATCCGGACATGGGACGTCCGTCCTTTGAAACACTCGAAGAATATATGGAATGGTATTCTGCAGATGACGGCACACACCATGTTTACGATGCGAATAATACCACCATAGGTATAACCTTCCTGATCAACACAAACGGGATGATTGGGAACAGGGCTATTGACGATCTTATATGGAGACTGGAATCCAGGGGCATTAATGTAATACCAGCGCACATGCACTGGGTGCTATATACCAGTACACCGGAGTTTTTCAAATATGATAATGAGTGGTTAGTTGACGGATTCATAGATATGGGTATGGGTGCCATGCTCTCTGCTGCAATATATGATACCGGGTACTTACAGGAAGCCAATGTCCCGGTGATCAATGCCATTCAGTATGAAGAAACTATTGAGGAATGGGAAAACAGTAGCACAGGAAGAGACTACAGGTTCCATTACCAGATTCCTATCATGGAAATTGGTGGAGAGATAGAATCCATTGTTGTAAGCGGGAAGAAGTACGACGAAACACATGATGTATATGTAGATGAACCCATCCCGAAACAGATGGAATGGATGATAAACCGCACTCTGAACTGGATAGAACTTAAAAGGATCGAGAACGAGGATCGTAAAGTTGCTCTGATCTACTACCACCACTCCCCCGGAAGAGACGGAGCAATGGCGGCTGCTAACCTGGATTCTGCACCCAGTATAGTAGCTTTACTGGAAGGTATGGAAGAAAGGGGTTACAGCCTGGGTAACAGCACTCCGAACCAGACTGAGCTTCTACAGCTGGTTCTTGACCAGGGACGCAATATAGGTTCATGGGCACCCGGCGAGCTGGAAAAGATAGTCAGCACCAACGAAACGGAACTCATGCCGGTGGAAGAATATATGGAAATGTTCAGTCAGCTGCCGGAGGATGCCCGGAAAGAAGTCATAGAGATATGGGGAGAGGCTCCTGGAGATCTCATGGTCTATGAAAATGAGAGTGGGAAATACTTCGTATTCCCAAAGATCACTCTGGGTAATGTAATACTTACTCCCCAGCCCACCCGAGGAGGTACCAATAATTCCTCCATCCTGTATCATGACCAGACCACACCTCCAGACCACCATTACATTGCTTTCTACATGTGGTTGCAGAAGCAATACGGAGCAGATGTAGTGATTCATTTCGGCCAGCACGGCACACAGGAATGGCTCAAAGGTAAAGGAGTGGGTCTTTCGGTAACCGAAGACTGGCCTGCCATTGTGATCGGGGATATGCCGGTTGTCTACATCTACAACGTAGGCGGAATCTCCGAAGGTTCTGTTGCAAAAAGGCGAGGGAATGCTGTGATAGTAGACCATGCCACTCCGGCAATAGTTGATGCCGGCCTTTACGGAGACCTTCTTGCCCTGCACGACAAGATACACCTGTATTCAGAAGCGGACCAGGATAATGATTCTATCAAATATGACTACAGGAATTCAACAATAGAACTGTATGATTCCCTTGGGCTTGAAAGTGATCCGGATGTGAATGTGTCAGTGGAAGAACTGACAGCAATGACAGAAGAAGAGTTTGAAGCCTTCGTGATCAATGGTAAAGTACACGACTATCTGCATGAACTGGCTTCGGCAAACATGCCATATGGCCTTCATATTCTGGGCGAACCTTTGGAAGGAGAAGAGCTGATAGCCATGGTACAGACCATGCTTGGTAGCAGCTTCAAGGAGAATATCGCAGCTGTGTTCAGTGGTGATGACGAGCTTCTGGAAGCTGCCAATGAAGATAACCTGCTTCATAGAATGCTTGCAGATCTGCTACTGAACGGCACAGAACCAGAAAAGGTACTTGAAATGCATTTGAACGAAACACCGGACTATTATAACGAAGTTGTAGGTGTTACCACCACAGATAGTAAAGGAGATTTCTCATTCACCAATCTGGAAGGAGGAAGTGGAGTCACATATTCAGTCTATGCATTAACAGAACTTTCAGGAGAGGAATTCATGTCAGGCAACGATCTGCTGACGATAAACGACTCCGGAAATACTGTATGTGATCTTGAAATGAATTATACGACCATGCAGCAATACAATGACATAAAAGCAAATCTTCCCGGAAATGCCAGCCTGTCAGGCCAGGTGTTTTACATATCCGGCATGAATTCCGGAGCAAGGTCAACTAAAGAAGGAATGACAGTCTTGCTTCGTCAGGAGGAATCAATAATAGCAGTTGATAAATGTGATGCCAACGGAAACTTCTCATTCATCAACCTCCCTGCAGGAACCTACACGCTTAATGCATATTACTACTGGGATGTACCTGAAATGGGCTCAAAGTTCTATTTTGTAGATCAGGAGACCACTGAACACACCCTTGGCGAAAATGATCAAATAAACAACTACGATCTTAAGGTTTATTCAAGTGGAACCGAAGCCGAGCTAAATGAACTGCAGAGTCTTACAGATGATGCCTCAATCTCCGGACAATCATATTATACATTATATGGGAACCGCGTTAATTCACCTGCACTTGTCATTCTGGCCAAGCAAAGCTTCCGGCTCTCAGATGGCGGACAGAAAGTATTCAATGATCTTGAAACTGCGGGCATCTATGCAGAAAACCTTTATGCATGCGGAGATGAGATCGAAAGTGTCCTGAATGCTCTAGAAGGACAGTATATAGTTCCCGGACTTGGAGATGATCCTATACGCAGTCCTTCTGTTCTTCCAACAGGCAAGAATTTCTACTCTTTCAATCCATATCTTATTCCAAGCGAAGAGACCTGGAAGCTGGGTGTAGAACTTGCAGATGATTTCCTGGAAGAATGGAAAGCTAACAATAACGGATCATACCCCAAGAAAGTGGGCTTTGTCCTCTGGTCGGCTGAAACCATGCGCCATAAAGGTATCATGGAATCCGAGATCCTGTACCTGATGGGAACACGTCCTGTGTGGGAAAATGGTATCCTTTCAGACGTAGAGGTAATTCCCTGTGAGGAGCTGACACATCCAAGAATTGATGTTGTGGTCACCATAACGGGAGTTTACAGGGATACCTGGGCTCTTCAGGTTGAGATGATGGACAGAGCCGTAGAGAAAGTTTCCGAGCTGAACGAATCTGATTGTGGATGGGCTAACTATGTGAAGGAAGACTCAGATGCTCTATACGAACTCCTGATGGCCACAGGCAATTATACGGAAGAAGAAGCAAGCAGTCTTTCCCAGAGCCGTATTTTCGGACCTCCCGAAGGAATGTTCAGTGTCGGCTCAATGAACTCCGTGATCTCCAGAAGTGACACATGGAACGGTGACGAGAGCATGCTGGCCGACCTTTACCTGAGCACTATGTCCAACGTATATAGCGAGGATGCATGGGGAGAAATGAATACTGATCTGTTCTCGCAGGTACTCAGTGGTACGGAAGCTATCGTATTCAGCAGGAGTGGAAATGACGGTCGTGGAAGCAGTGGAGTCGTTTTTGACCATGTTAATGAGTTCCTGGGAGGAATGAGCCTGGCAATTAAAAGCATTGATGGGGAAAGACCTGATATGTACATTGCAGACCTGAGGGATATGGATAATATGGAAACCACGACTCTGGAATCATATCTCATTAAGGAAATGCGCTCCACATACTACAATACGAAGTGGATAGAGGGTATGATGGCACATGGATACGCCGGGGCGGCAGAAATGGAAAGTGTGCTGAGCGACCTGTGGGGACTTGAGGTTACCACGGGAGCCGTTACCGATGAAATGTGGCAACAGATGTATGATATCTATGTCACGGATTCATATGACCTTGGCATGGAGGAATGGTTCAATTCCGAAAATCCGTGGGCTCGTCAGACAATGATTGCTCAGATGCTGGACGCTACAAGGACTGATTACTGGGATGCTTCTGATGAAGTAATACAGAACCTGGTCAATGAATATCAGCAATCATTGGAAGAATATGGACCTTGCTGCTGTGCTCTTTGTTGTGGAAACGCACTGCTTGATGATTACGTACAGGGAATGGTTACTGTCCCTGGAATGGTCTCCGAAGCAAGCCAGACTAGCAGCTCTTCAGGTGGAACTGGGGGAGGCAGTGTCCAGGTAATAGAAGCAAGCAAAACAGGTGATAATTCCGGCAACCAGACTGCAACATCAGACGGAGGTTACGGACTTGATGCATCACAACCGGATGCACTGCACTCAACTAATGATAACTATGTTGAAGGTGTAGTGATGCAGCATGAATCCGTATCCAGTGATGCAAGCTCCTCTGGAATGTCTTTCTCAGGAGCTTCCTTGATAGGAACTCTGCTTGTTGTTCTGACCTTCGGAGTGATCTATGCAGGTTTCAGGAGAAACAAATGA